CAGGGAGCCGAAAAATGGTTACAACATACAATTGATATGTATGAAAGTCCTGCCGGTTTAGGATTTTATGGTGATGGAAAATATGAAATGAAAGTAGGCGTACTGGAAGGTATCGCCGGTGTAGGGTTAGCGCTGATTGCCGCGCTGGACAAGGATACGGAGCCCGCCTGGGACAGGTGTATCCTGCTTTCTTAAAGACCCGTTTTTTGGTAAATTACATATAATTGAAAACCCATGATCCGCCTGTATTTTGTGGATAATCATCCATTGATCCTGGAAGGGCTGCGTGCATTGCTAAAGGGCGCACCCGACATCACCGTTGCCGGACAAGCCCGCAATGGTGCCACCTGTCTGTCATTCGTTTCAGCACATGCTATTGATTTAATTCTTACAGATGTATGCCTGCCTGATATTGATGGGGTGGATTTGTGTGCGGCTATAAAAGTAGCGCATCCTTCCATAAAGCTATTGGCATTGAGTTCCTGCCGTGACGTGAAATATATAACTGAAATGATAGCCCATGGGGCGAGTGGGTATATGATGAAAGATGCGGATAGGGAAGAATTGCTGGAAGCGATTCATACCGTGTATAATGGGGGAACTTATTTCTCGCCGGTAGTGAGTCAGTTATTGGGAGAAGGGAAAAAGCATCACCTGACGCGACGGGAAAAAGAAATCCTATCATTGATAGCCGAAGGGAATACAAATCCTGAAATAGCGGAGAAGTTATTCATTAGTGCTGATACAGTGAATAGCCACAGGAAGAACTTACTGGCAAAACTGGAAGTAAAGAACACCGCCATGCTAATAAAATACGCAGTAGATAATCACCTGCTGGTATAGGGTCCATCGGCGCCTTTAGGCGCCGATGGACCCTCATTAAACGGGAAAAGCGTTTGCCGAAGGCAAACGCTTTTCCCGTTTATAAAAAACGCTTAAACTCAGTTACTCTTAAACTCTATCTTATCCACAACCACCTCCAACTTCTTCAACACCCCCATATCTGTCTTCACTTTCTTATCGCCCGTCACCTTATCATACATATTCGGATCACCGGAATTATTCGCCTTAAACAACACTAACACTCCTTTCCCCGCAATCTGTCCGCCTTCCCAGCTATTCACAATCCCACCATCTGTCCACTCAAAACCATTGATCTTGAAATCACGGCCATTCACCTTTACCACCTTATCCAAAGGATCACCTACTTTAATTCCAAATGGAGATTTCCACTTAGCATGTGGCTTTGTAAAAGTAATAGTCGGACTCTTATCACCATCAAATATCACCTGCATTTCATTGTCCGTATCAGGGAATACAAAATATGCATTACCCGCATCATTGCCTGCCAGGTCTGTAGTACCACGGTATACTACATTCTCTTTTCCATACAGATTCTCCAGTTCCTGAGGGGTACGGAGTTTGAAAAGTGTACGTACATCCCAGTTATAATCTTCTCCACCGGCAGCAGCAGTCGCCGCGGTAGCATCACCTGGTTCAGCAACACCCGCAGATGCCGCTGTAGGAGTATTATCATTTTCATGAGACACAGTCGTAGCTTCCTCTTCAGAAGAAACCTTCCTGGCAGCCGCTGGTTTTTTAGCCGGAATCGGCTGTGGCGTTGCCGCAGCTACCGGCATAGCGCCCATCTTTATAATAGTCGCTTTTTCTTCAATCAATGTCTTACTTTCATTCTTATACTTATTCACTGTATAAGTCGCCAGTGGAAACACGCTGCCACTCAGTACCCCCATCTCACGGAAATACGCGATCAGGGTCTGACGGTTACAGTCATTATACTGGAACAAAAACTTCAGGGATTCATCCAATGCCGCCGGATCACTTTTCAGATCAGTCATGGTCTTATCAATATCCAACCCGCCCGTACCGCTCTTGGAAAGCTGGTCGGCAATGAAAAGCTCGGCCTGATGATTCTTTTGCTGATAGCGTTCTGCTACCCTATTGGAAAAGTCTTCTGCTATATTAGCGGAAAGTTTTGTCTGTGCGCTCAGTGCTATGGGGAGCAGGAGCATGAAAAATGCTAGAAACCTTTTCATCCATGTGAATTTAATGATAGCGACGCTCGTTATCGGGTTAATAACGGGCATCACAGTCACTAAATTATGTAATATTACGCAGACGGCAGTTTTTTCACTACATATAGCGGTAACCAGGTAAACAGGACCGCCAATCCACCCGCTATCACTCCCGAAATAATCGCCAGCCAGGTCCCCTCAAAACTATACCCCGCTGGCATGCTCACGTGGATGATCCACATAGCCCCCGTAACCACAATTACCGTAGCCAAAGCATTGACACCGGCCAGTTTTAGCATAAATGACAACTTTGAATGGTGAGACGGCAACATAAATGCCAGGCCCTCCTTCTCTAAAAGTGTGAAGTATTTCTTTAATATGTCGAACGTAATCCCAAATGGCAGAAAGATCGCCATTGGAATCAGAAAACGCGCCATGGAATGCGCTCCCCTGAATAAACTGACCGCATGCCTGTCGTCGAACCCAAAGTAGGGTACAACGGCATTGATCAGCAGGTTGGTTATGAAATAAATATATAATTGTTTACGCGTGAAGGTCTTTAGCAATTTATCCCTTGACCCCATAAGTTTGTTTTATACGGCTTTTCTCCTGAAGGATACTGATCGCCTTCATTTGTATCGCCCGGGCATCACTTTCAGGTAGGAAAGCCTCGTTGGAAATAAATGTAAAATCAAGCAGCCCTTTGTAGGTAGAAGCCACTAATGTATTCGGATTGCGCCAGGGAAAACCGGCACTCGGACTATACACCGTTTCCAGCTCGAAAGTCTCAAAACTCTCCGGCAGGTGTAATTTTCCCATATTTGATAAGGTCACATCATGCGTACCTTCCGTCGTTTTCAAAAATGTCACCATCCTGGGCAGGGAACTATGAAAGTGCTCCCCCATGTATAATAACTCGTGGATATTGATCTTGTCAATCTTTGCCATCAGGTCATTCTTAAAACTCCGGGTCTTGGACCAAAAATCGTTCAGGGCACTGGTATCCGCGGATAATTCTACAATAGGTGCAAATGCAAACAGTTCATCCTGCGCGATCTCTGGTACAAATCTCCTGATATCCACCGGGCAAATGAGCTTATTATGCGCCTGCGATGGTCTCACCTGCCTAAAGGCTTCCAGGAAAGCCACAGAAATGGCTGCAAAGAGAGAAGTGCCTTCCTCCTTACACCGGTATACCAGCGTATTGCTCAACTCCTGGCTCAGTTTCCAGTTTAATAAATATCCCCTGCTGGTCACCGGCTTTAATCCCCGCGTCTTCAACCACAATACTACCCCCGCAATTTTCCCAATCACCGTGGCCCGAAGCTTGAATTTTTTATTCCCCAACAGCGATAATGGCAATAACTCAGATACATTCTCAAAAGAAGGATAAGGTGGCAGATCCAACAATGGATTATCCAACCCCATCAGCAACTCCCGCAACAATGTCAGAATAGAACTCCCGTCACAAATACAATGTGGACAAACCAGCAATAACTCCGAAACCATATCCGATTTCAGCCAAACCACCCTTGCCAATGGCCCCTTAGTGACCTCGAACGGCCGGTACCACTCATCCACACTCACCTGTTGCCAGTCATCGTTTGTATAACGTTCACGTATATCAATAGGAATCGGCGCGATCTGCGTATCTGTTACATAATAAGGCGCTCCTTTTTCGTCCTCCCTGATCACCACTCTTAATAACGGATGTTTCAGCTGCAACTTCAGCAGGGCCTGTTCCAATCTTTCCTGATTGATCTGCCCTTTGATTTTTACGGGAAATATACAATTCACAGGTGCCTCAGAGGATACATACATGACCCTCTCTCCAACAGTTAATTTTCTGTTCATACGGTTAAAATTGGTGTGGTGCTCGGTAGTACTTCTTTTAATATTTGGAGGAGAGCGTCTTTAATAGCCCGGGCATCGTCCAGTGCTAAAAAGTCATCATTGGAAATAAATGTGAAATCCATCTGCCCTTTATATGTACAGGTCAGTACAGTATTCGGATTGGCGAAAGGGCCGATCACGGCGGGACTAAATACCGTTTCGATATCAAAGGTCCGCCAATGCTCATCAATATCCAGTTGTCCCATGTTGGAAAACATCAGGTTGTAATTGAGTTTTCCATACGTCAGGAATTTGATCATGTGCGGAATAGCGGAATGTGCATATTCCAGCGCATGTACCATTGAAGTGCCCAGCCTTTTCTGTTTGTCAGTAGCGATAGGCTGTAGGAGCTGCACCCTTGTCCAGAAAGGCCGGGTGTGTTCATCCGGAATTTCCAGTGTGATGGAAAGACCTACGGAAAAGATGGAATCTTTGGTAATAGCCGGTACATACTTCCGGATATCTACAGGACAGGTCACCTTAGCAGCACCCTGTTCTCCCTTTACTTTTCTGAAAGCACTGGCCAGTGCTACACAAAGGGCGGTATTCACGGTGACACCCATGGCCTTGCACTGACGTACTAATGCGGATGTCATGCCCTCATCCAGTTTC
This Chitinophaga sancti DNA region includes the following protein-coding sequences:
- a CDS encoding response regulator transcription factor → MIRLYFVDNHPLILEGLRALLKGAPDITVAGQARNGATCLSFVSAHAIDLILTDVCLPDIDGVDLCAAIKVAHPSIKLLALSSCRDVKYITEMIAHGASGYMMKDADREELLEAIHTVYNGGTYFSPVVSQLLGEGKKHHLTRREKEILSLIAEGNTNPEIAEKLFISADTVNSHRKNLLAKLEVKNTAMLIKYAVDNHLLV
- a CDS encoding condensation domain-containing protein: MNRKLTVGERVMYVSSEAPVNCIFPVKIKGQINQERLEQALLKLQLKHPLLRVVIREDEKGAPYYVTDTQIAPIPIDIRERYTNDDWQQVSVDEWYRPFEVTKGPLARVVWLKSDMVSELLLVCPHCICDGSSILTLLRELLMGLDNPLLDLPPYPSFENVSELLPLSLLGNKKFKLRATVIGKIAGVVLWLKTRGLKPVTSRGYLLNWKLSQELSNTLVYRCKEEGTSLFAAISVAFLEAFRQVRPSQAHNKLICPVDIRRFVPEIAQDELFAFAPIVELSADTSALNDFWSKTRSFKNDLMAKIDKINIHELLYMGEHFHSSLPRMVTFLKTTEGTHDVTLSNMGKLHLPESFETFELETVYSPSAGFPWRNPNTLVASTYKGLLDFTFISNEAFLPESDARAIQMKAISILQEKSRIKQTYGVKG